A stretch of the Lolium perenne isolate Kyuss_39 chromosome 3, Kyuss_2.0, whole genome shotgun sequence genome encodes the following:
- the LOC127345539 gene encoding acidic endochitinase SE2-like: protein MASRGFTTFQLTASLLVALLATCHAGSIAIYWGQNDGEASLAKTCASGNYEFVILAFLPKFGKGQTPQLDFASHCDPSSGGCRSQSKDITSCQNRGVKVLLSIGGADGSYGLSSPGDASQVAMYLWNNFLGGTSSSRPLGDAILDGIDFDIEIGGAKFWNNLATDLKKLGKNGGKTVLLSAAPQCPFPDEWDGGAISTGLFDYVWVQFYNNQECQFDAGRAAFMDAWNKWVSVPAGKIFLGLPASSSKDAAGTGFIPADELTSRVLPLIKGSPKYGGVMLWSKYYDDRSGYSSAIKSYV, encoded by the coding sequence ATGGCAAGCCGAGGTTTCACTACCTTTCAGCTCACTGCCTCCCTCCTCGTGGCACTTCTTGCCACATGCCACGCAGGCAGCATCGCCATCTACTGGGGCCAGAATGACGGTGAGGCGTCGCTTGCGAAAACATGTGCATCTGGAAACTACGAGTTCGTCATTCTTGCTTTCCTCCCCAAGTTCGGCAAGGGACAGACACCGCAGCTGGACTTTGCAAGCCACTGTGACCCATCATCTGGTGGCTGCAGAAGCCAGAGCAAGGACATCACCTCATGCCAGAACCGTGGCGTGAAGGTTCTTCTTTCCATCGGCGGCGCGGATGGAAGCTACGGCCTCTCCTCCCCCGGTGACGCCAGCCAGGTTGCCATGTACCTATGGAACAACTTCTTGGGCGGCACATCCTCGTCCCGCCCCCTTGGCGATGCCATACTCGATGGCATCGACTTTGACATCGAGATCGGCGGTGCTAAATTCTGGAACAACCTTGCTacggacctcaagaaattgggtaAGAACGGTGGGAAGACAGTCCTGCTGAGCGCGGCACCGCAATGCCCCTTCCCTGATGAATGGGACGGCGGCGCAATCAGCACTGGATTGTTTGATTATGTCTGGGTGCAGTTCTACAACAACCAGGAGTGTCAGTTCGACGCGGGGCGTGCTGCCTTCATGGATGCGTGGAATAAGTGGGTGTCGGTGCCAGCAGGTAAGATCTTTTTGGGACTGCCAGCTTCTAGCTCCAAAGACGCGGCGGGCACGGGATTCATCCCTGCCGATGAGCTCACGTCACGTGTGTTGCCGCTCATCAAGGGCTCGCCCAAGTACGGTGGCGTCATGTTGTGGTCTAAGTACTACGACGATCGTAGTGGATACAGCTCTGCCATCAAGAGCTACGTGTGA
- the LOC127345537 gene encoding F-box protein At5g07610-like, translating to MEGALMRGEPISKVTDDILADIISRVPYKSTCCCKCVSTRWRDLISHPDHRKKMPQPLVGFFHESYNKNRFPKCARYFTNVSGEGEPLVDPSLSFLPKYNGLDILDCCNGLLLCRCWKATDPKTLDYVVCNPATERWVVVPATDWSSKVNVVRLGFEPTVSSHFHVFEFIDEETWGIDESELSDCDGCIETLAIYSSKAGVWKHRSLDIMFAIPTSSRGVFLNGALHLATSNNFIVVVGVEGNNWRLIDIPMPPYYDDAPIVGVLLSQRQLYFTNCYSGSDGEELSVWALEDCYSEKWTLKHNVSHLELFGASYSSFGNFYNVISFHPGRNMIFIICGYENMLMSYDMDRRKLCFICQLGRDCQIGWDKTLCIPYVPLYSEPLADGH from the coding sequence ATGGAGGGTGCACTGATGAGAGGCGAACCTATTTCCAAGGTCACCGACGACATCCTCGCCGACATCATCTCCCGCGTGCCCTACAAGTCCACCTGCTGCTGCAAGTGTGTCTCCACACGCTGGCGTGACCTCATCTCCCACCCCGACCACCGCAAGAAGATGCCCCAGCCCCTCGTCGGCTTCTTCCACGAAAGCTACAACAAGAACCGGTTCCCCAAGTGTGCTCGATATTTCACCAACGTTTCAGGGGAAGGTGAACCTCTCGTCGATCCTTCACTATCCTTTCTGCCCAAATACAATGGCCTTGACATTTTGGACTGCTGCAATGGCCTCCTTCTCTGCCGTTGTTGGAAGGCGACTGATCCTAAGACATTGGACTATGTCGTGTGCAATCCGGCCACTGAAAGATGGGTTGTTGTGCCTGCCACCGATTGGTCCAGCAAGGTGAATGTCGTTCGCCTCGGGTTTGAGCCGACGGTATCCTCTCACTTTCATGTGTTTGAGTTCATTGATGAGGAGACCTGGGGTATAGATGAGTCTGAGTTGAGTGATTGTGATGGCTGCATTGAAACATTGGCGATATACTCGTCTAAAGCAGGAGTTTGGAAGCATCGAAGCCTGGACATTATGTTTGCAATACCAACGAGTTCAAGAGGCGTTTTTTTAAATGGCGCCCTACATTTGGCTACCTCTAATAATTTTATAGTTGTTGTCGGCGTGGAAGGAAATAATTGGCGTCTCATTGATATTCCTATGCCACCATACTATGATGATGCTCCTATTGTTGGTGTTTTGCTATCACAAAGGCAGTTGTATTTCACAAATTGTTATTCTGGTTCTGATGGTGAAGAATTATCAGTATGGGCTCTTGAGGACTGCTATAGTGAAAAATGGACCTTGAAACACAATGTCAGCCACTTGGAGTTGTTTGGAGCATCGTATTCATCATTTGGTAATTTTTACAATGTCATCTCATTCCACCCTGGACGCAATATGATTTTCATAATTTGTGGGTAtgagaacatgttgatgtcataTGACATGGATCGCAGAAAGCTGTGTTTTATATGTCAACTTGGACGGGATTGTCAAATTGGGTGGGACAAGActctttgtattccatatgttccaTTGTACTCGGAGCCATTGGCAGATGGGCACTAA